AATTATTGAAgaatttgatctttttaaaagataaataaaattggtgaCATTCTAGCTGAACTGACCAAgaacaaggagaaaggaaacacaTTATCAATATCAGAAATGTAATAAGAGCTAATgctacaaatattaaaatgataataataataagggaaaTCTAAAAATAACTATGCTCATAAATTcaacaatttaaatgaaatggacaaatttctagaaagtcCGAGTATAAAATCACTAAGAAAGCAACAACCTAAAGTTTCAAGTTTGTTGAATAAGGCTCATAATAAAAactttcattaaagaaaattccagaactgTATGGTTTCATTGGCAAGTTGTATCAAATATGTAGGGCTGAACTGCCACCAGTTCTGTACATTTCATTCCAGAAAACAGAGTGTGGCGGCACTTCCGGCCACCGGGAGGCCGGACACAGATGAGGGGCCCGGGTGCGGGCGGCCGGCGGGGCGCAGTTGGGCGGCCAAGGCTCCCTCGCTGCTTGTGGGCCCGGGTCTGCCTCCCGCCGCCCTCCCGGGACTGGGTCTGCGCGACCCCGGAGCGCTCCCGGGGTGCCCAGCTGGGTTGGCGCCCCCGGCGGACGGGCCACGCCCGGAGCCTGAATGGGGCTTCGCTGCCACTTGCCTCGCACACACCGTGTTCCTCTGGGTCATGGTCCCCGGGATGCAGTCGCTGTCatcccagcctctcaggacaAGCGGTGCCCCTCGGCCACCTCCGCGCCCCTCGCCGCAGTCTGTCCCGGGACCCCATCCTCCTGGGactccctttcctctcctgccctccaggatACTTGTCTTTCGCATCTTTCTCCCTGATTCAGCCCTTGCCCACAGACAAGCACAGTCCCTCCGCGTTAAGGACCTTTCTTAACATCCTCGGCCTGAATGCCTTAGGGACTTTTCTAAGGCAGTGTATTTCCACACACGCAGGACGGGAGCTGAGCGTGCAGGagcccctctctcctgcctcagctctgtcCTGTCCGCCAGCCCCCAGTGTGTTGCCCACCCTTGGGCTCAGGCGGATACTTGGAAGTCCTTGGTCACTGGCCTCCTGGTGTCAGTGCTTACTTTGAAGTTGCAAGGCTAGAAGCTACCTGAATATCTCTTGCCATGCCTTATTGCCTTGAGATTAAAGTTTCAGAAATAATACCTgaatttcatttctgaaggaagcATTTTATCTTGTAAGCCAGACAGGAGTGTTTTCAGCCACCTCATATCGCCTGCACACTTCTGCACACCAAGCACTAAGAAACATTCATGATAGCCCATTTCTGGTGCTGAGCCTCCTCCAGAAATTTGTTGGCCCCTCACAGGTTTCCTGTGTGACTCCACATCTCCcccagtttcatttttaaaatcctccTGAGGCTGGACTACAGCCTTGATTGCTGCCTGTTCCCACAGTGAGAGCTGTGCAAAGCACCAGTACTACCAGGAGCAGACCAGGAGGCCAGCTCAGATGGGGAAGGACTTGCCTAGAGTTCCTGAAGCACTGTGGGTGAGATACCATTGTGGACCCTGGAAAAAAGCACCTCACTTATACCACAAAACCTTCATTAACCTGAGACCAGGCATTGTTTGAGGAAGTTCTGCTACTGTCCCTGAGACAAAGGCCAAAGATCCAGCCACACCAAGCAGTCTGGGGCAGACTGATTCTGGACATTTCCCCTGCAAAGAAGACCAGCACTGACCACTTTGTCAGTAGCTGACACCTGAGCAGTCCAGAACCTGGATGCCtaggggaagctgaggcaagaggctgCTGCAGGTAAAGGGTAGAGCCAAGGAAGGACTGGGCTTGAGTCCAGGATtagcagagaagagagggagaatgtGAGACATGGAAGGGAAGCCACGGTGGGAAGGAGAGGCAACAGACCAGTCTACCTCTCCCATGGCCTCTAAGCAGGTTACTGTGAAGGGCAGGGGGGGAAAGCGGAAACAGGTGGTGCTGACCGTGAAGGAGAAGATTGACGTCTACACACGCCTGAAGCAGGGTGAGAGCAGGAAGGCGCTAATGGCAGGAGTACAACGTGGGCATGAGCACCCTGTACGACTTCAAGGCCCACAAGGCCCAGCTGCTCTGGTTCTTCGCCAATTCTGACTCCAACCAGGTGctggagcagtggtgcacactccACACACCCAAGCTTGAGCACCTGGACCAGGTGCTGTATGAGTGGTTCCTGGTAAAGCAGGCGAGGGTGTCCCTGTGTCGGGCCCCATGCTCACTGAGAAGGTCAAGGACTTCTATGAGCAGATGTGGCTGACTGAGCCCTGCATGTTTTCTGGAGGGTGGCTTTGGCACTTTAAGGCCAGGCATGGCCTTAAAAAGCTAGACACATCCAGTGAGAAGCAGGTAGCTGACCACCAGGTGGCTGAGCAGTTCTGTGGCTTCTTCAGGAGCTTGACCACTAAGCATAAGCTGTCTCCTGAGCAGGTTTACAGTGCCGATGAGACTGGCCTCTTCTGGTGGTGCTTGCCAAATCCCAGCCCAGATGGTGGGGCAGTGCCCGGCCTTAAGCAGGGTAAGGACAGACTAACCGTCCTGATGTGCGCCAATGCCACAGGTTTCCATAGAATCAAGCCCTTGGCCATCAGGAAGTGTCTCAGTCCCAGGGCTTTCACAGGCATCCAACACCTGCCCATGGCCTACAAGGCCCACGGTAATGCCTGGGTGGACAAGGAGATCTTCTCAGATTGGTTTCATGGCATCTTTCCCCTCTGTGAGAGAACACTTTAGAACAATAGGTTTTCCCAAAGACAGCAAGGTCATTCTGTTGCTGGACAACTCCCGGGCCCACCCCCAGGAGTCTGAGTTGGCGTCTGATGACATTTTCACAATCTTCTTGCCTGCCAGTGTGACGTTGTTGATTCAGCCCATAGAGCAGGGCATCCGAAGAGACTTCATGAGGCACTTTATCAACCCTCCTGTGAGCCTGCAGGGCTTCCACCCGCGTACAACATGAACGATGCCATACTCAGCGTGGCCTGTGCCTGGAACACCGTACCCAGCCACATCTTCAGGAAGGCCTGGAGGAAGCTGTGGCCAGTGGTCATGTTTGCCAGAGGCTCTTCTGAGagcaaggaggaagaggaggccgaGCGCTGCAGCACCAAACTGCACAAGACCTTCGCTCACATCCTCGGGCTTGCAAGAGAGGGCCTCTTCTGCCCGGGCCACAGGCATCTGCCCGGCACAGGGAGGGCAGTAAAGGAGGCACCCGCTGCTTCCCTGCTGGCTGAGGCTGACGGGGATGCAGACCAGGTGGAGAAAGTGGCTGGGGAGGACGCTGTGTCCCAGGTGGCCTGGGAGCAGGCAGTCACAGCCTTCGAGGCGCTCCAGCACTTCGTGGAGCAGCAGCCCTGCTTCAGCTTGCAGGAGGTGGGGCAGCTGCACGCGCTGCACTCTGACTTCAGGAGGCAGCTACAGCCGAGTGCCACAGTGAAGCTTGAGGACCTCCAGGATCGCCCTGGTGGGTGCAGGGCCACAGCCCACCCCACGTTGCCCTGCTCATCCACAGTCGGTGATAACTGATGGCTGTCATCGCACTCATTTGGCCCCTGGAATGTGTGCTCAGTCCTGGGACACAGACTGCCCTCTGGGCAAGAGAGTTCCCCCAAGGGGTGGTGCCCCCACACATTGTTACTTGGAAGGACTCAGGCCTGTGTATTCGGCTGATTGACTACCTATGTCATTTGCTAGGTCATCTGATAGGAGACCTTCTGGAAGAGTCCATTCTACCTTAAGCATACCCAAGCTTCTTCTAGTTGAAACAGGCCAGGCTGGGTGAATTCTGCATTTTGTGTTACCTGGCAAACCTTGTTGTGTTGGGTAGAGGCGTGTCTGTCCTAGCAGAGAAGAGCACTGTGCAGGCCCACAGGGGCAGCACCTCCCATGCTCAGGAGGCTGGCTCTGCTGGCTGGCAGTTGTTCATGTGCTGGGTGGACCCCCAGTCTGGAGTCTGAGAGCAGTGACTTAGTTGGAAAAGGCTGTGACTCAGTTCCTGGCCTCAAATCCTCTCTGGTCACACATCACCCCATTGGCACATGCCTACTTCTGCCAGGATTATGCTCAGCAGCAGAACTCTGCAGTGTCCCTTGTTGCCTGCAGGCCCAGGCCCCACTGTGCAGTTAGGGCTGCCTGGCCAGACCCTCTTATGACCCCCAGGGACCACAGAACTGTGTTGTTTTTAGCCTTTGGCTCAGCGGCCACTACAAAGTCTACATCCCATGTACCCCAGAATTTCAGTTAGAGTCAGTCTTGATCAGGCATTCAGAGATTAGTCTCACATCCTGGCAACTGAGTTGGCATAGTTTTCATTCTAGTGCTCCTTACGTACTCCATCAAGAAAATCTGCTGGGATCCGTGAGAGCCAAGAGACTTACAGAATCGATTGTTTTTAGTTTGTCCAAACACAGGCTGTAGTACTGCATTgtagaatttgtatttctttaaagcaTGTGTGAAGCTTATAAAAACCAGAtagttttgggggaaaaaaaaaagatggaaacacTCACCACTTTATTCTTCTAGAATGACTTTGTCCTAACACAAAATCCAgaccaaaatacaagaaaatttcaGGTTTCAAGTCttctataaaatattatcaaagttccagaaatatataaaaagataatatatgcAACCATCCAGGGAATAAAAAACTGTTACAACATTTGGGAAattaacataattcatcatattaacaGTCTGAAGAAAGATCATGTGATGATTTTAGcagatgcagtaaaagcatttgacaaaattcaaaatacattcaTGATCAAAAACTTCAGGAAAACTATGAGCTTCTTTAACTTGATAAAGTTTATGTACAAAAACCCTACAGTTAACATCACAGTCAGTGATGACAGGACCATACTTTGCTCCTAAATTTGGGATCCACTCATATTTCCATTCAATAACACACTGGAAATCTGGTGATATTCTTAATTAATTGCAATTAATAggaacaaaaggagaaaatgtcTCTATACATAACATCTTATGGAATTTACTTAATTTTGAAATGCAGAACACTATATTTTGCATGTGACCATTATTCAGGAGCTAAACTAATCTCCTTTGTATTATTAAAGTTTTAGTACATGTGCTGCTAAAGTAAGcacatacttatttttataaaagttctaAAACTAGTAAATTTATTATGGTAGCAGGatgcaaaaatcaatataaaaccaaatttattttcacacatCAATGAATGATTagaatgaaaataaggaaaatggcaTCACATATAATAGAATATAGTTAATTCAtatgaatctaacaaaatataCTGGATCAGCATTTgagaaactacaaaacactgatggAAGACATTGAGAAGAaccaaatattaattttactgtaggtaaatttagaaataaattttaagaagcaaatgtaattttttaaaattgaagaaatacTGAGGTGAGAAGCTTATGATTGCTTAATTCATGtgctattttgagaaaaaaattttagtatacataagtatatatttagatatatgtGTATCTGTCTactatgaaaatgtaaataacttGTAAGTGCttatttataggttattttcaTGGTGTATGAATACTTTGCAAGTTGAGAAAATTAAGTTCTATTTATAATACTAGAGAAGTATTTTAGACTATTTCCACACCTTCAAATACTACACTGTAGCCTCTGCCCCCCTCCAAgatgtaaaaattcattttcatttattggaAAGTGAATTGCTTTAGACTCTATCAAGGTTGCCAgtgtaaaaatgaaatcaagattTGTGACTGTGATTAAATAAGAATGTTTAATCAGTGATTCTTGATTAACACTGATTCTTGAACAAATTgctgattataatttttataaagattgcCTCCTGTGGCTCATAATCAGAATATTGTGAAATTATGTGAATATGTTAGATTGAGGAATGGTCCTAGAAAGCCAGTCATTTGTACAATGATACCCATATATATGTCAACCCTTAATGAGAATCTTCATTTAAGATATAAGATAATGATATCTTATAAGATAATGAtatcataataatgtgccttggtgtgggtctgttgtaattttgtatgtttggagttctataagcctcttgtacttggttttccatttcattcttcagatttgggaaattttctgttattatttcattgaatagattgttcattcctttggtttgtttctctaagccttcctcaatcccaataattctcaaatttggccttttcatgatatcccatagttcttggagattctgttcatgatttcttaccatcttctctgtttgttcaactttgttttcagggttaaatattttgtcttcaatgtctgaggttctgtcttccaggtgttctatcctattggttatgctttctatggagtttttaacttggtttattgtttccttcatttcaaggatttcagtttggttttttttcagtatctctaactctttattgaaatgatctcttgcttcccgtatttggtcttttaactgttgattggtgcgatcatttaatgcctgcatttgctctttcatctcctccttcaatgcctgcatttgctctttcatctcctcattagcttccctgatcgttttaattacgtacattctgaactccctttctgacatttcttctgctgtgctgtcattgggttttattgatgtagtatctaggtttgtttgggacattttcttcccttgttttctcatattgttcaggaatcagtgggtcattaagatattgcagatttcctctatcaacttataatgtccctgaagattgctagtatatcccctcttatccttctgtagcctgaagtcttggaggaggttgataatgcagagctccacgaagaagctgcctctctaggggtggtaaccctcaggtggcgtatattccctgctagtgggcagaggtgcctccacttgttgaccaatggtcatccaatggggaactagactgcgggctgaagcaaggcctgtttgtgcctgtgtctctggttttaccgtccctgtgggaaaacctcccccggctgggaagactcactcggtggggatgtctcgctggtcagttgccctcctagaggttcccctcaatctacaactactgcctgggctgggctgtcttcctctgcaatgatcccaggggcccggtcctacgtcctgggcctgggagcctcacccttcgcaggcgagtctccttaggctgcctctcccagagaatctgcccgcagtcctggaaacttcgctccgcccctacgcatgtctctgtgcggctcttccagcaagaagccacctagctcctgggaccctgctctgcaccaatcgcctggctatgcagcccctcctctgagccaccacctggagccccgtacaatagctccgatacccagagacccgccacacacctcctcctctggacagccacccagtttccgacgcagtcactaggagtccaaacaactcacttcgggtatcctcctcccaccaacgacccgtagccctaggcaatcactccaagtccaagtgacccgccgtgttcctcctcctcctccttggggtagccccccgggtgttcaggagcggtggctctgagaccaagtgactcaccacgctcctcctccaggcaggccaccggtgttcaggagcggtcgcttttagtccaatcaactcactactcgcctcctcctctggcaaccacctgtggctctgatgcagtcactcctagaccaagcgtcccaccactctcctccttcaggcaggccaccagtgttctggagcagttgttctgagttcaaacagctcaccacgcagctcctcctctggcaactgcctccTAATGTTCAGCGAGTTCCAGCAGTCCTTCTGCTCTTCAACCATTCCCTGAAGTGTGATCAGACCCATCTGCAAATGCTATGGAAGCCCCAGGACAGGAACATGCCTGTGACAGTGCAGCCGCCAAGCAAAGTCCCGTTGCACTCCAAGCAAAGTCCTGTTGCACTCAGATTCTTTTGAGGAGGGTTATTTCTTCACCCAGCAAATTAACAGTGCCCTGAAAAGCTAACCCTTGCATTTAAAAAGCACGGGATGTTTCCCTGCTCTGTCTTTTCTCAACTCTTCCTACTGAGTAACAAAAGGCAAAAGAGCTGGAGAATTCTGCCTTCCTCATGAGAAAGATGTTATGCTGACTTCCTTGGTCATGTTAAAATCAGTGGGGGAAAAGGACAGGCACTGCAGCTTCAGTCTCCCTGAGTCTTTTCATGAATGCAGGCCATCCACTAGGGtctcctatttctcttttttttccataacAACACCACAACCATGGCAGAAGCAACCAATCAAAACAATCAGCATCATTAAAGTGGCAAAGGGCCAGTGGTAAGCAACAGAAGAAGGAAGTAGCTCTAATTCCACATCTGCTCTCTTGAACGAGTTGGCACATGTTGGTGCTTTTCTGGAGGTAGGTAGAGACTAGAGTGGCTGAAtattattacattgtgtatatataccacagtttctttacccattcatctgttgaaggacacctagtttggttccatagtttagctattgtgagttgagctgctataaacattaatgtggctgtgttgctgtaatatgctgactttaagtcctttgggcataaacccaggagtgggatagctgggtcaaatggtggttccattccaagtttcctgaggattctccatcctgctttcataatggttgcaccaatttgcattgccaccagcagtgtatgagtgtacatttcccccCTCATCCTTGGCAACATTTATTGCTGGCAACATTCTTCAGAGTATTCTTTTATTGCTTTtacagtaattcttttttttaaaagctttttaaaaatttttcagttgtagatggacaaaatgcctttattttatttacttatttgtggtgctgaggatcaaacccagtgcctcacagatgctaggcaagtgctctaccactgagctacaaccccagaccccacAATAATCCTTTGAACTCATGTAGAGTTAATTGTGatacattgtttcatttctgagattggtaatttatgttttgttttcctgatccATCTAGTTAAGAgttcatcaattttgttaatcttttcatAGGGCAAGTTTTGGTTTCATtggtttttgtattgttttgtctTATGTTTCATTGGTTCTTGCTCTAATCTTCAGTATTTCTTATCTTTGTGTTTAATTTGCTCTAGTGACTGAAGGCAAAAGCTTAGATTATTTTTCTCCCCAgtactagggagtgaacccaggggtggtccACCACTGgcctacattcccagccctttttattttttattttgaggcagggtcttgctaaattgtctagactggcctcaaactttgaatcctcctacttcagcctcccaaatcactgagattacaagacatgtgctaccacacccagtgAAAAGCTTAGGTTATCGATTTGAAAACTTTCTTCTCATCTAATTTAAAGTTGATAAAGTCTCACAGAGGGTTtcagtctctctttttcttttgttttacaaaCTGAATAATTCTGCTGGTATAACTTTAAGTTCACTCATTCTTCTATCATCTCAAATCTGTTGTTGATCCcatctagtgaatttttcatttcagttcatataattttcaagtctagaatttccatttggtttttatttttaaaatctgtctttacTGATATTCTCAACTTGCTGAGTCACTGTCATACTTCAAAcataattcctttatttctttgaatatatttacaaTAGTAACTTTGAAGTTTTTGTTAACTAAATACAATTCCTGTGCCCATTAATGGACTCAATTGACTGCTTGTTTTTCCTGATTATGAGTGACACTTTTGTCTGTgtcatattttttttgaaaatcagatCATTTGATAGTGTATTGGAGGTTCTGACTCTCCCTCCTACTCCCTATACATATGAGGGGTTGTTACTGCTATTTTCTCTTTGGTAAATTTCTTGCTGAGTACTATTCTCTGCAGTCTGTCTTCCCTACTATGCACAGCTGCTGAAATCTAGGCTCAGGTGTTTCTGGAGTTTTCTcccttgttttaattttaaggcTTACTTTCGAGATAACGTTCCTAGGTCAGCATAGATTGATGATTAACCAATCATTGGTCAGAGGCTGAGCTCAAACACCCTGGGCCAATAAGGTTTCTGCTTCTTTACTAACGGATATGTCTGTCAACTGGGGAATTCCTTCAGTCTTTAGGCATTTTATAAATCCTCCAAGTCTCACAGTTTCCACTGGACCCTCTTGTGTCTCTTCTACCTATGCTAAGTCAGGAATGTATGAGTAgccagaaaacttaacaccaaaaagataaataagccaatccttaaatgggcaaaggaaatgaaaaggcacttcacagatgaagaaatatgaatggtcaacaaatatatgaaaaaatgttcaacatctctagcaattagagaaatgcaaattaaaactacactgagattccatctccagtcagaatggcaattatcaagaatacaagtaacaataaatgttggtgaggatgtggggaaaaggtacactcatacattgctggtgggactgcaaattggcacaaccactATGGAACGTGCTATGGAGATTCTTccaaaaatttggaatggaatcaccatttgactcatttatcccactccttggataaaatccacttaaaatcagcatactacaatgatgcttCCACATCAAGGCTTATATCAGCTTAATTCACAGTAAcaaagctatggaactaacctaggtgcccttcaacagatgaatggataaagaaaatgtggtatatgtacataatggaatattattcagtcataaaagaatgattttatgacttttaatGGTTAACGGGTGCATCTGGAGACTattataccaagtgaaataagcccatccccccaaaccaaaggctgaatgttctctctgttatgtGTATGCTAACACATCATAAGTAGAGAGGGTGGGGAGAATAGAATTTCAGAggattagacaaaagagaatgaagggaagggaagggaggatgggactaggaaagacagtagaatgaatctgatgtaatttttctatgttcacatatgaatatatcaccaaactccacatcacatacaaccacaagaatagaatcctaattagagtaagttgcattccatgtatgtataatatgtcaaaatatactgttgtatctaaaaagaacaaattttttaaaaagatgctaaaaatatCAGTCTGTCATTAAGGAAATACAAGTTAAAAAACAATGGAATACCCCTGAGTCCATCAGaatgagtaaaaaacaaaaatgaattacaGTGCCTAAATTATAAAACCTGAGGTTGCACAGCATTAAGAACATTCTCATTCATTGctaatgggaaagaaaatgatagagCCACACTGAAAGACATTTTGCTAGTGTCTTATCAAGGGAAAGAAGTCACCATTATCACACTCCCAGGTATTTGCCCCAATAATTGAGCTTTATATCTACACAAACCAGAAcatgaaaattttcagttttattgatatCTTAAAAAAACTGAAGATGACAGAGATTTCCTTCAATAGGTGAACAGGGAAGTCAAATTTCATCCATACAATggcattaaaaatgttaatgaagtCTCAATCAAGAGGTCCAAAgacatacatatattataaatgttttggTGATTGAAAAAAAACTAGTCTGTAAAAAGCTACATACTGCAAGATTCTATCTATAAgacagtttagaaaaaaataaatctatagagATGGTTATACAGATTAGTGTTGCCAAGGATTTACTGACTGAATAGGTGAAACATGGAATATTTTTAGGGTGATTAATCTATTCTATGTAAATTCAAAGGTGGAAACATGACACTATATATTTGTCAAGGACATCAAGCATTACATCACAAAAGGGAACCTTAATGTATATGGTTAAAATATCACATAGGGAATTGAGGAAACTTCAGAAATAATTGAGAATATGACAAAAGTCTAATTATATTAAAACATGTGAAACAATGTTATGGAAGGCAATGGGAGAAAACTTTAAGTAATGTTGGACatgaatctttttttattaaaatcttttttagtttcacagactgcattttgattcattttacacaaatggggtacaacttttcatttctatggttgtatacaatgtagattcacaccattcatgtatacatagggtaatactgtctgtttcattctatctttctgttccccctcccccacccaccccattttcctctacaccatccaaagttccttcattcttctcttccacctgccacccaccctcattatatattgtcatgcacttatcagagaaaacattcggcctttggctttttgggcttggcctatttcacttagcatattctccaatttcatctatttaccaAAATCTAAAGGCAAAAACAACTATTCATAAGTACTGTGCTGTAGGGGGGTGTGCGGGCTAGCCATTCTGATAACCATCATATGTATGCTACCATGGGAAAAACAAGTAAATGGATGGCAAATGATGTGAACTGTTTCTTGTTGCTCATGTGGAAAGTTATAGCCCAGTAACATAGAACAATCCATATGATAATGGACTAGATTTGGCTATGTAAGTGTTAGCATATGTTCACCTTGATATACAGATGCTTATGTTATGGAAATTTTTATGGATGGGTATACACATGGGTTAGTACAAGCACATatgtttccttgatgtgtcaaCACAGAGGACTGAGAAGAAACAATTCCAACAGATATGAGCACACCTAGACTTCAGTTTATAATA
This genomic stretch from Sciurus carolinensis chromosome 12, mSciCar1.2, whole genome shotgun sequence harbors:
- the LOC124961139 gene encoding LOW QUALITY PROTEIN: jerky protein-like (The sequence of the model RefSeq protein was modified relative to this genomic sequence to represent the inferred CDS: inserted 4 bases in 3 codons; deleted 1 base in 1 codon), which gives rise to MASKQVTVKGRGGKRKQVVLTVKEKIDVYTRLKQGESRKALMQEYNVGMSTLYDFKAHKAQLLWFFANSDSNQVLEQWCTLHTPKLEHLDQVLYEWFXGKAGEGVPVSGPMLTEKVKDFYEQMWLTEPCMFSGGWLWHFKARHGLKKLDTSSEKQVADHQVAEQFCGFFRSLTTKHKLSPEQVYSADETGLFWWCLPNPSPDGGAVPGLKQGKDRLTVLMCANATGFHRIKPLAIRKCLSPRAFTGIQHLPMAYKAHGNAWVDKEIFSDWFHGIFXPSVREHFRTIGFPKDSKVILLLDNSRAHPQESELASDDIFTIFLPASVTLLIQPIEQGIRRDFMRHFINPPVSLQGFHXAYNMNDAILSVACAWNTVPSHIFRKAWRKLWPVVMFARGSSESKEEEEAERCSTKLHKTFAHILGLAREGLFCPGHRHLPGTGRAVKEAPAASLLAEADGDADQVEKVAGEDAVSQVAWEQAVTAFEALQHFVEQQPCFSLQEVGQLHALHSDFRRQLQPSATVKLEDLQDRPGGCRATAHPTLPCSSTVGDN